The Ramlibacter algicola genome segment CCAGGTCGGCGAAGCGCAGCAGTGGCGCGCCCGATTGCCGCGCGCCGAGGAACTCGCCCGGGCCGCGGATCTCCAGGTCGCGGCGCGCGATCTCGAAGCCATCGGCCGTTTCCGCCATCGCCTTGAGGCGCGCGCGCGCCGTCTCGCCGAGCCGGCCGTTCTCGCCCGCCGCGTAGAGCAGCACGCAGGCCGACGCGGCGGCACCTCGGCCCACGCGGCCGCGCAGCTGGTGCAGCTGCGACAGCCCGAAGCGCTCGGCGTGCTCGATCACCATCAGCGACGCATTCGGCACGTCGACGCCGACCTCGATGACGGTGGTGGACACCAGCACGCCCATCTGCCCGCCGGTGAACAGGTCCATCACCGCCTTCTTCTCGGCCACCGGCATGCGCGAATGCAGCAGCCCCACCATCACGCCGGGCAGCGCCTTTGACAACTGTTCGTGCGTCGCGGTGGCGTTGGTGAGGTCCAGCGCCTCGCTCTCCTCGATCAGCGGACACACCCAGTACACCTGCCGGCCTTGCGCCAGCTGCGAGCGGATGCGCTCGACCACTTCGTCGCGCCGCGTGTCGGCCACCAGCTTGGTGACGATCGGCGTGCGGCCCGGCGGCAGTTCGTCGATGGTCGAGACGTCCAGGTCCGCGTAGTAGCTCATGGCGAGCGTGCGCGGGATGGGCGTCGCGGACATCATCACGAGATGCGGTTCGCGGCCTGCATAGGTAGATGGATCCCCGCCCCCCGCCTTCGCGGGGGCAGGCTCCGCCGGGGGATGACTCCCTCCGGCCGTCATCTTCGAGCGCAGCGCCAGCCGCTGTTCGACGCCGAAGCGGTGCTGCTCGTCGATGATGGCCAGCGCGAGCTTCTGGAACTGCACCTGGTCCTGGATCACGGCGTGCGTGCCGACCACCAGCGCGGCCTGCCCGCTCGCGATGCGCGCCAGCATCTCGCCGCGCTCCTTCTTCTTCTGGCTGCCGGTGAGCCACGCCACGCCGAGGCCACGCGGCGCGAGCAAGGGCTCCAGCCAGCCGATCAGCTTGCGGAAGTGCTGCTCGGCGAGGATTTCCGTGGGCGCCATCAGCGCGCACTGCCATCCGGCATCGATGGCGATCGTCGCTGCAAGCGCCGCGACCACCGTCTTGCCCGAGCCGACGTCGCCTTGCAGCAGCCGGTGCATCGGCACGTCACGTGCGAGATCGGCGGCGATCTCCTCGCTGACGCGCCGCTGCGCCGCGGTGAGCTGGAACGGCAGCGCCTTCAGCAGTTGCTCGTGCAACCCGCCCGGCCGCGCGGGAAGTGCCGGCGCCTGCAAGCGATCGCGTTCGCGCTTGCTTTCCAGCTGCGACAGTTGCTGCGCGAGCAGTTCCTCGGCCTTCAGCCGCTGCCACGCCGGATGGCTGCGATCCTCCAGGTCGGAGAGTGCGGTGTCCGGCTGCGGGTGATGCAGGAAGTGCAACGTGCGTTCGAGCGTCCAGCGCGGATCCAGCCCGAGGCGCTGCGCGAACCCCGGCGGCAAGGTCTCCGACAGGTCGGCGCGCGACAGGCCGGACAGCACCGCCTTGCGCAGGTACGCCTGCGGCAACGCGGCGACGGTCGGATAGACCGGCGTCAGCGCCTCGGGCAACGGTGCGCCCGCGGCTCGCGTCGTCGGATGCACCATCTGCCAGCCGACCAGGCCGCCACGCGCCTCGCCGCGGGCCACGATGCGCGTGCCGACCGCCAGCGCCTTCTGCTGCGACGGATAGAAGTTGAAGAAGCGCAGCTGGCAGGTGTCGGTGCCGTCGTCGATGGTCACCACCAACTGGCGCCGCGGCCGGAACGCCACGTGGTTGTCGGTGACCACGCCCTCGACCTGCACCGTCTCGCCGCCGCGCGCGTCGCGCAATTTCGTGATGCGCGTCTCGTCCTCGTAGCGAAGCGGCAGGTGCAGCGCCA includes the following:
- the recG gene encoding ATP-dependent DNA helicase RecG codes for the protein MPAAKAPAAPTKSLSEPQKALRKLGLVRDIDLALHLPLRYEDETRITKLRDARGGETVQVEGVVTDNHVAFRPRRQLVVTIDDGTDTCQLRFFNFYPSQQKALAVGTRIVARGEARGGLVGWQMVHPTTRAAGAPLPEALTPVYPTVAALPQAYLRKAVLSGLSRADLSETLPPGFAQRLGLDPRWTLERTLHFLHHPQPDTALSDLEDRSHPAWQRLKAEELLAQQLSQLESKRERDRLQAPALPARPGGLHEQLLKALPFQLTAAQRRVSEEIAADLARDVPMHRLLQGDVGSGKTVVAALAATIAIDAGWQCALMAPTEILAEQHFRKLIGWLEPLLAPRGLGVAWLTGSQKKKERGEMLARIASGQAALVVGTHAVIQDQVQFQKLALAIIDEQHRFGVEQRLALRSKMTAGGSHPPAEPAPAKAGGGDPSTYAGREPHLVMMSATPIPRTLAMSYYADLDVSTIDELPPGRTPIVTKLVADTRRDEVVERIRSQLAQGRQVYWVCPLIEESEALDLTNATATHEQLSKALPGVMVGLLHSRMPVAEKKAVMDLFTGGQMGVLVSTTVIEVGVDVPNASLMVIEHAERFGLSQLHQLRGRVGRGAAASACVLLYAAGENGRLGETARARLKAMAETADGFEIARRDLEIRGPGEFLGARQSGAPLLRFADLVMDVQLLQAARTLAPEMLDRHPEDAERHTARWLGGKSDYLKA